In a single window of the Labeo rohita strain BAU-BD-2019 chromosome 23, IGBB_LRoh.1.0, whole genome shotgun sequence genome:
- the spsb1 gene encoding SPRY domain-containing SOCS box protein 1, with product MGQKVPGGIKTVDMRDPAFRPLKLELQALDYTKPSRLDMLLDMPSASQEVQVQHSWNNDDRSLNIFVKEDNKLIFHRHPVAQSTDAIRGRVGYTRGLHVWEISWAMRQRGTHAVVGVATGEAPLHSVGYTALVGNNSESWGWDLGRNKLYHDGKNQPSRTYPAFLEPDETFIVPDSFLVVLDMDEGTLSFIVDGQYLGVAFRGLKGKKLYPVVSAVWGHCEIRIRYINGLDPEPLPLMDLCRRSVRVALGRERLSEIHGLPLPASLKNYLLYQ from the exons ATGGGGCAGAAGGTTCCGGGAGGCATAAAGACTGTGGACATGCGGGACCCGGCGTTTCGGCCTCTCAAGCTAGAGCTGCAGGCCCTGGACTACACCAAGCCCTCCCGTCTGGATATGTTGTTAGACATGCCATCAGCCTCACAGGAAGTCCAAGTTCAGCACTCGTGGAACAACGATGACCGATCgctaaacatttttgttaaagagGACAATAAACTCATATTTCACCGGCACCCTGTAGCGCAGAGTACAGATGCTATTCGGGGCCGAGTGGGATACACGCGGGGACTACATGTGTGGGAGATCAGCTGGGCCATGCGCCAGCGGGGCACCCATGCAGTTGTTGGCGTCGCGACGGGTGAAGCCCCACTGCATTCTGTAGGATACACTGCACTTGTAGGAAACAATAGCGAGTCCTGGGGCTGGGACTTGGGACGTAACAAACTCTATCACGATGGCAAGAACCAGCCCAGTAGGACGTATCCAGCTTTTCTTGAGCCTGATGAAACCTTTATTGTCCCAGACTCGTTTTTGGTGGTCCTGGACATGGATGAGGGGACTTTAAGTTTTATCGTCGACGGACAATATTTAGGGGTTGCTTTCAGAGGACTCAAAGGAAAGAAGCTATACCCTGTAGTGAGTGCTGTGTGGGGACACTGTGAAATCCGAATCCGGTACATCAATGGACTTGATC CTGAACCTCTGCCGTTAATGGACCTCTGTAGGCGCTCAGTGCGGGTTGCGTTGGGAAGAGAGCGACTGAGTGAAATCCATGGACTGCCCTTACCTGCTTCCCTTAAGAACTACTTGCTTTACCAATGA